From Frateuria aurantia DSM 6220, one genomic window encodes:
- a CDS encoding TonB-dependent receptor, with protein MNSTAPRPPLRALKLSLLSSTVATLLCSSGSLFAQSTSGDIAGTAAFEPGETVRATNTDNGVSREIKIGEDGRFHFSALPIGHYQITLQNGAQTIKTVRLDVVAGQTIPVSLLVQSGTASNGNAKNLDTVTVTGSSVPSIDVSSVETRTTFTAERLNSLPIPRDVTDVALLTPGTVRGSGNFGNLASFGGSSVAENSYYVNGFNTTNLFNSLSFSEVPYQAIDQIDIQTGGYGAQYGYSTGGVTSVNIKHGTNEWKGGLSYVTAPNAWRSHYGDVVAKNGNILYNNRHNTDTDNVYTAWLGGPLIKDKLFIFMLGQFERETSTTLGQNSNYALSSSGASTSKSNRTTQDSPYWVVKLDWNINDRNHFEYTGFNNTQKSQNNYYGTQYESNSEASLGSFAGTRNYKTGGQTNIFKYTSYITDDLTLSAQYGQLKSANSASYVSPDGTVSRYNGDIDTDAGTCPYVAYNNRYTGPRYTGCSVTSSLGLYGGEDTRKSWRVDLDWRIGDHDIGVGWDDERWKSQSGQSYSGGHYYLYYPNNRVYDIIFKTGGNLGIRQKAAYLEDHWQVSDRVMLYGGLRYDGFSNYNSSGQIYVKQANIWQPRVGVSWDVLGDQSWKVFANAGRYSLPIAANVALRAASASYYLQNLYSYTGIDTTTGAPQGMKLISPYVINGENGSAPNAKSVADKNLKPYTQDEFILGFQHQIHSDNAFLDNWTVGTRAIYRKLRTAIDDTCDWRPFYNQAVSLGLDTSGQDQWDVPEGVPGCFIYNPGSSLSLDVDLDGSGTQRNVTIPGNQLGKKASRQYEGVEFTAEKSTEHFYINASYTWSRSFGNTEGLVRSDIGQADTGTTEDFDFPEIMYGAGGYLSNDRRHSLKVYGGWKITPEWSAGVNLLIQSGTPISCLGGGYGTFDTEYGYSGGFHYCNGKISSVGTSGRTPWTYTLSPNVIYKPQWAHGLNFTLSVLNLLNNRQKTQVYQTGESLSSNGTNTTYYATTYKVGEYFNQPRYIRLQVQYDFTL; from the coding sequence ATGAATTCCACAGCGCCCCGTCCGCCATTGCGGGCACTGAAGCTGAGCCTGCTTTCGAGCACGGTTGCCACCCTGCTCTGCAGCAGCGGCAGTCTGTTTGCGCAGAGCACATCGGGCGACATCGCCGGTACAGCTGCCTTTGAACCTGGTGAGACCGTCAGGGCAACCAATACCGACAACGGTGTCAGTCGTGAAATAAAGATCGGTGAAGACGGACGTTTTCACTTCTCAGCTCTGCCTATCGGTCATTACCAAATCACACTGCAGAATGGGGCGCAAACGATCAAGACCGTTCGGCTCGACGTGGTAGCCGGACAGACCATTCCCGTATCGCTACTGGTCCAGTCGGGTACGGCCTCCAACGGCAATGCCAAGAATCTGGATACTGTGACGGTCACCGGCAGTTCGGTGCCCAGCATCGATGTCAGCAGCGTCGAGACCCGGACCACCTTCACTGCCGAAAGACTCAACTCCCTTCCGATTCCGCGGGATGTCACCGATGTGGCCCTGCTGACGCCCGGCACGGTGCGTGGCAGTGGCAATTTCGGAAACCTGGCCTCTTTTGGCGGCTCATCCGTTGCCGAGAACAGCTATTACGTCAACGGCTTCAATACCACCAATCTCTTCAACAGCCTGTCCTTCTCCGAAGTGCCCTATCAGGCCATCGACCAGATCGATATCCAGACCGGCGGCTATGGCGCGCAGTATGGCTATTCCACCGGTGGCGTGACCAGCGTCAATATCAAGCATGGCACCAATGAATGGAAGGGTGGTCTGAGCTACGTCACCGCCCCCAATGCATGGCGCTCCCATTACGGCGATGTTGTCGCCAAGAATGGCAATATCCTCTACAACAATCGGCACAATACCGATACCGACAACGTCTATACGGCATGGCTGGGTGGTCCGCTGATCAAGGACAAGCTGTTCATCTTCATGCTGGGTCAGTTCGAGCGTGAGACCAGCACGACCCTGGGTCAGAACAGCAACTATGCACTGTCCAGCAGCGGCGCCAGCACATCCAAGTCCAATCGCACCACCCAGGACAGCCCATACTGGGTGGTGAAACTGGACTGGAACATCAACGACCGCAACCACTTTGAATATACCGGCTTCAACAATACCCAGAAGTCGCAGAACAACTATTACGGAACCCAGTACGAAAGCAATTCCGAAGCCAGTCTTGGGAGCTTTGCCGGTACCCGCAACTACAAGACCGGCGGTCAGACCAATATCTTCAAGTACACCAGCTACATCACCGACGACCTGACCCTGTCGGCACAATACGGTCAATTGAAGAGTGCGAATTCGGCCAGCTATGTCTCTCCCGACGGGACCGTCTCGCGTTACAACGGCGACATCGATACCGATGCCGGAACCTGCCCTTATGTGGCCTACAACAATCGATATACAGGCCCTCGCTATACGGGCTGCTCGGTCACCAGCTCACTTGGACTCTATGGCGGTGAAGACACCCGAAAATCGTGGCGAGTCGACCTGGACTGGCGCATCGGCGATCATGATATCGGCGTGGGCTGGGATGACGAGCGCTGGAAGTCACAGAGCGGCCAGAGCTACTCGGGCGGCCATTACTATCTCTATTATCCCAACAACCGCGTCTATGACATCATCTTCAAGACCGGAGGCAATCTTGGCATCCGCCAGAAGGCCGCCTACCTCGAAGATCACTGGCAGGTATCGGACCGAGTGATGCTGTATGGCGGACTGCGTTACGACGGGTTCTCCAACTACAACTCGTCAGGTCAGATCTACGTCAAGCAAGCCAATATTTGGCAGCCACGTGTTGGCGTGTCATGGGATGTACTGGGTGACCAGAGCTGGAAGGTATTCGCCAATGCAGGTCGATATTCGCTGCCGATCGCAGCCAATGTGGCCTTGCGTGCGGCCAGTGCTTCCTATTACCTGCAGAATCTCTACAGCTATACCGGCATCGACACCACAACCGGTGCTCCGCAGGGCATGAAACTGATCAGCCCTTATGTCATCAACGGCGAGAACGGTTCCGCCCCAAATGCCAAGTCGGTAGCAGACAAGAATCTGAAGCCTTATACCCAGGATGAGTTCATCCTGGGCTTCCAACATCAGATCCACAGTGACAATGCCTTCCTCGACAACTGGACGGTGGGTACCCGTGCCATTTACCGCAAGCTGCGCACGGCGATTGACGATACCTGCGACTGGCGTCCGTTCTACAATCAGGCGGTATCACTGGGTCTGGACACCTCGGGTCAGGATCAGTGGGATGTGCCCGAAGGAGTCCCTGGCTGCTTTATCTACAATCCCGGCAGCTCGCTGTCACTGGATGTGGACCTGGATGGCAGCGGTACCCAGCGCAACGTGACCATACCTGGCAATCAGCTGGGCAAGAAGGCCAGCCGCCAATATGAAGGAGTGGAGTTCACGGCCGAAAAGAGCACCGAGCACTTCTACATCAATGCCTCCTATACCTGGTCGCGCAGCTTCGGCAATACCGAGGGTCTGGTACGCTCGGATATCGGCCAGGCCGATACGGGTACCACCGAGGATTTCGATTTCCCCGAAATCATGTATGGTGCGGGTGGCTACCTGTCCAATGACCGTCGACACAGCCTGAAGGTCTATGGCGGCTGGAAAATCACCCCCGAATGGTCAGCGGGCGTGAATTTGCTGATCCAGTCGGGCACGCCCATCAGCTGCCTGGGTGGCGGCTACGGCACTTTTGATACCGAGTACGGATACAGCGGTGGCTTCCACTACTGCAATGGCAAGATCAGCTCGGTCGGTACATCGGGCCGTACGCCATGGACTTATACCCTCAGTCCCAACGTGATCTACAAGCCGCAGTGGGCACATGGCTTGAATTTCACTCTCTCTGTACTGAATCTGCTCAACAACCGACAGAAGACTCAGGTCTACCAGACAGGTGAGAGCCTGTCCAGCAACGGAACCAACACTACCTACTACGCTACCACCTACAAGGTGGGCGAGTACTTCAACCAGCCGCGTTATATCAGGCTGCAAGTGCAATACGACTTCACTCTCTGA